A region of Rhodoferax potami DNA encodes the following proteins:
- a CDS encoding Rossmann fold nucleotide-binding protein: MQTTSIRKPQVCILGSAEPGSAAYELAGQAGALLARHGITLVSGCGSPATRVAAERAIAAGGLVLSIVPPDEMPPPDWPATVVVPCGMGDARNLLMALAGDACLVIGGRAGTISEVCLAWLHKRPLLPLMGCGGWSESLPANPPDERQNSPILPWGSMAELEQQLRGLKLIPSA, translated from the coding sequence TTGCAAACCACGTCCATCCGCAAACCACAAGTCTGCATTCTCGGTAGTGCCGAACCCGGCTCCGCCGCTTATGAGCTAGCCGGCCAGGCCGGTGCCCTGCTGGCGCGTCACGGTATTACGCTGGTCAGCGGCTGCGGCAGCCCTGCTACCCGTGTGGCAGCTGAACGCGCCATCGCCGCGGGAGGGCTTGTGCTCAGCATCGTGCCGCCCGACGAAATGCCGCCACCCGACTGGCCAGCGACAGTCGTCGTGCCGTGCGGCATGGGGGATGCGCGAAACCTCCTCATGGCGCTGGCGGGCGATGCCTGTCTGGTCATCGGCGGCCGTGCCGGCACGATCTCTGAAGTCTGCCTGGCCTGGCTGCACAAGAGGCCGCTTCTGCCCTTGATGGGCTGCGGTGGATGGTCAGAGTCCTTGCCCGCCAATCCACCGGATGAGCGTCAGAACTCCCCCATCTTGCCGTGGGGCAGCATGGCGGAACTGGAGCAGCAACTGCGCGGGTTGAAGCTCATCCCTTCTGCCTGA
- a CDS encoding SDR family oxidoreductase, protein MDIRFDNKVVLVTGGGGGIGRASALAFARAGAKVAVTDRDVAAGEETTAQVKALGAEALFIAADVMQAAQVQAMVTQVVAHFGRLDCAFNNAGIEEEHMRLADCEEATFDRIMGVNVKGVWLCMKYQIAQMLAQGGGAIVNTASVAGLVGAPKMSTYSASKHAVIGLTKSAAVEYGRKGIRVNAVCPGVIRTVMLERAVQADPKVAATVAGAHPIGRIGEPDEVAAAVLWLSSDASSFVTGLAHTVDGGLTSV, encoded by the coding sequence ATGGACATTCGGTTTGACAACAAAGTAGTGCTAGTCACCGGCGGTGGCGGTGGCATTGGGCGGGCCAGTGCGCTGGCGTTTGCGCGTGCAGGCGCCAAGGTAGCGGTAACCGACCGCGACGTGGCAGCAGGTGAAGAAACCACGGCGCAGGTCAAAGCGCTGGGGGCCGAGGCGCTGTTCATTGCGGCGGATGTGATGCAGGCCGCGCAGGTGCAAGCCATGGTGACTCAAGTGGTGGCGCACTTCGGGCGGCTGGACTGCGCCTTCAACAACGCCGGCATTGAAGAAGAACACATGCGCCTGGCCGACTGCGAAGAAGCCACCTTCGACCGCATCATGGGCGTGAACGTCAAGGGCGTGTGGCTGTGCATGAAGTACCAGATTGCGCAGATGCTCGCCCAAGGTGGCGGCGCCATCGTGAACACTGCATCGGTGGCCGGGCTGGTGGGCGCGCCCAAGATGTCGACCTACAGCGCGAGCAAGCATGCGGTGATTGGCCTCACCAAATCCGCCGCGGTGGAGTACGGGCGCAAAGGCATTCGCGTGAACGCGGTGTGCCCCGGCGTGATCCGCACGGTGATGCTGGAGCGCGCCGTGCAAGCCGACCCCAAGGTCGCCGCCACGGTGGCAGGCGCCCACCCGATTGGCCGCATTGGCGAGCCCGACGAAGTGGCCGCTGCGGTGCTGTGGCTCAGCTCGGATGCGTCCAGCTTTGTGACCGGCCTGGCCCACACGGTGGACGGCGGGCTGACCTCGGTGTAA
- a CDS encoding universal stress protein, with translation MKILLAVDGSAYSKKMLAYLVNHDTLFTPSNEYTVLTVPFAVPPRARAAVGKAIVEKYYADEAEKVIAPIDKFLQRHNISAKSVWKAGSPGEVISKIATEGKYDLVIMGSHGNGAVASLVMGSVATQVLAHCKVPVLLVR, from the coding sequence ATGAAGATTCTCCTGGCGGTTGATGGAAGTGCTTACAGCAAGAAAATGTTGGCCTATCTGGTGAATCACGACACCTTGTTCACCCCTTCCAATGAGTACACCGTGCTCACCGTACCGTTTGCAGTACCCCCGAGGGCGCGTGCTGCAGTGGGCAAGGCGATCGTCGAAAAATACTATGCCGACGAGGCAGAGAAGGTTATTGCCCCGATCGACAAGTTCTTGCAACGCCACAACATAAGCGCCAAGAGCGTGTGGAAGGCGGGTTCGCCGGGCGAGGTGATTTCCAAGATCGCAACCGAGGGCAAATATGACCTCGTCATCATGGGTTCTCACGGCAATGGCGCGGTTGCCAGTTTGGTGATGGGTTCTGTCGCCACCCAGGTGCTGGCGCATTGCAAAGTGCCTGTGTTGTTGGTGCGCTGA
- a CDS encoding dienelactone hydrolase family protein, with protein sequence MQIQSHEVDLSTPTGVMRCYVYRPKEAEGAAPKQYAAIILYSEIFQQTGPIRRSAQIMAGHGFVVVVPEVFHELNPIGTVLGYDDAGRDKGNADKVAKTLEAHDGDAQAIIDHLQTLPYCSGRVGAMGFCLGGGLAYRAAMHPAISATSCFYATDIHSGMVPSSAGNDSLTRTPEIKGELQMIWGKQDPHIPPEGRALVYSTLVKAGVNFTWHEFNGVHAFMRDEGERYDAELQLLGYQMAIGMFRRVLY encoded by the coding sequence GTGCAAATCCAGTCCCATGAAGTCGACCTCTCCACCCCCACCGGCGTGATGCGCTGCTATGTGTACCGCCCCAAGGAGGCTGAGGGCGCAGCGCCCAAGCAGTACGCGGCCATCATTCTCTATTCCGAGATTTTTCAGCAGACCGGCCCCATTCGCCGCAGCGCGCAGATCATGGCCGGGCACGGCTTTGTGGTGGTGGTGCCCGAGGTGTTTCATGAGCTCAACCCCATCGGCACCGTGCTGGGCTATGACGACGCAGGGCGCGACAAGGGCAACGCCGACAAAGTAGCCAAGACACTGGAAGCGCACGACGGTGATGCGCAAGCCATCATCGACCACCTGCAGACGCTGCCGTATTGCTCGGGTCGCGTGGGCGCCATGGGCTTTTGCTTAGGGGGCGGCCTGGCCTATCGCGCGGCTATGCACCCGGCCATCAGCGCCACGTCCTGCTTTTATGCCACCGACATCCATTCCGGCATGGTGCCCTCCAGCGCAGGCAATGACAGCCTGACCCGCACGCCCGAAATCAAAGGTGAGCTGCAAATGATCTGGGGCAAGCAAGACCCCCACATCCCGCCCGAAGGCCGTGCGCTGGTCTACAGCACTTTGGTGAAAGCCGGTGTGAACTTCACATGGCACGAGTTCAACGGCGTGCACGCCTTCATGCGAGACGAAGGCGAGCGCTATGACGCGGAGCTGCAGCTGCTGGGTTACCAGATGGCGATTGGCATGTTCAGGCGGGTGCTGTACTAA
- a CDS encoding chemotaxis protein CheX — translation MTETTHLEAKVLLLEHDAHQCKLLSDFCDSVGLLPLLRTSHDSLGCLEQNKDLAGVLLAEDLPCGTHDALHLAESIHRLRPELPIFLRRTTTGDLNALYREFIRYPWATGEIEQLRLGVERSIFSLRYPTALVEGIVDLTLSSMRSMFPNATVTAEPPYVVHDRIIHGEVSTIIPLESSWCRGYMMLQTEESALRQGMLKGFSYDGVGGELNFRDLNNMLGETTNLIWGAFKNRYIAPISVSTQLAQVPIVINHAHKYISFGSPDPQLCVRYSLCESTRRGGQPLVIVQRFIFNLHWSPEQFAEYAASNSSEAGELDLF, via the coding sequence ATGACAGAAACTACCCACCTGGAAGCCAAAGTACTGTTGCTGGAGCACGATGCCCACCAGTGCAAGTTGCTCTCTGATTTTTGCGATTCTGTAGGCTTGCTCCCCTTGCTGCGCACCTCCCATGACTCCTTGGGCTGCCTCGAACAAAACAAAGACTTGGCGGGTGTGCTGCTGGCAGAGGACTTGCCTTGCGGCACCCATGATGCGCTGCATCTTGCAGAGTCGATCCACCGCTTGCGCCCCGAGCTCCCGATTTTCTTGCGCAGGACCACCACCGGCGACTTGAACGCGCTGTACCGGGAGTTCATCCGGTACCCCTGGGCTACGGGGGAGATCGAGCAGTTGCGCCTCGGCGTCGAGCGCTCCATCTTTAGCCTCCGCTACCCTACGGCGTTGGTGGAGGGGATTGTGGATCTGACCTTGTCTTCCATGCGCTCCATGTTTCCTAACGCGACCGTGACGGCCGAGCCCCCGTATGTGGTGCACGACCGCATCATCCATGGCGAGGTCTCTACGATCATCCCGCTGGAGAGCTCATGGTGTCGCGGGTACATGATGCTGCAGACCGAAGAGAGCGCTCTGCGGCAGGGCATGCTCAAAGGCTTTAGTTATGACGGCGTGGGCGGTGAGCTCAACTTCCGGGATCTCAACAACATGTTGGGTGAGACCACCAACCTGATCTGGGGTGCGTTCAAGAACCGCTACATTGCCCCCATCAGCGTCTCGACCCAGTTGGCCCAAGTGCCGATCGTGATCAATCACGCCCACAAATACATCTCTTTCGGCTCACCCGATCCTCAGCTCTGTGTGCGTTACTCGCTCTGCGAGAGCACCCGCCGGGGCGGCCAGCCGCTGGTGATCGTGCAGCGGTTTATATTCAACCTCCATTGGTCACCGGAGCAATTTGCGGAATATGCAGCCTCCAACTCCAGCGAGGCGGGTGAACTTGATTTGTTTTAA
- a CDS encoding alpha/beta hydrolase — MHEGVTYGPLHRQRLDVYVPRAAQPPKGWPVVVFYYGGSWNRGERAQYRFVGEALASRGILTLVADYRLYPEVRYPDFLRDSAAALSYGLDHAADWGGNPDKVYVMGHSAGAYNAAMMALDPRWLAAHGRSPQQLAGWIGLAGPYDFLPLTNVDAMPVFHHPNYPANSQPLDHVQPGAPRALLLAALEDDLVNPQRNTAGIAERLGAAQVPVLVKMHTRVNHITLVAALSRPLRWMAPVLNDVVQFIQGPASP, encoded by the coding sequence TTGCACGAGGGCGTGACTTACGGCCCATTGCACCGCCAACGCCTTGATGTGTATGTGCCACGCGCCGCACAGCCGCCCAAGGGGTGGCCTGTGGTTGTGTTCTATTACGGTGGCTCATGGAACCGCGGCGAGCGGGCGCAGTACCGATTTGTGGGGGAGGCGCTGGCCTCGCGCGGAATACTCACTCTGGTGGCCGACTACCGGCTGTACCCCGAGGTGCGCTACCCCGATTTTTTGCGGGACAGCGCGGCCGCCTTGTCATACGGGTTGGACCATGCCGCTGACTGGGGCGGCAACCCGGACAAGGTGTATGTGATGGGGCACAGTGCGGGCGCCTACAACGCCGCCATGATGGCGTTGGATCCCCGTTGGTTGGCAGCCCACGGGCGCTCACCCCAGCAATTGGCCGGCTGGATTGGCCTGGCCGGCCCGTATGACTTTTTGCCCCTGACCAATGTAGACGCGATGCCGGTGTTCCACCACCCGAACTACCCCGCGAACTCCCAGCCACTCGACCATGTACAGCCGGGCGCCCCTCGTGCCTTGCTGCTGGCCGCCCTGGAGGACGATTTGGTCAATCCCCAGCGCAATACCGCAGGTATTGCCGAGCGCCTGGGCGCTGCTCAGGTGCCAGTGCTGGTAAAAATGCACACCCGGGTGAACCACATCACGCTGGTGGCTGCTTTGTCACGCCCCTTGCGGTGGATGGCGCCGGTGCTGAACGATGTGGTGCAGTTCATTCAGGGGCCGGCCAGCCCTTAA
- a CDS encoding FxDxF family PEP-CTERM protein, translated as MKKLAIAAALAVLASTANAGVFTGQSVEFQYFYPNLSTPYGGASNGTFAVGAGVEVANVVDGIGTLDISDDGFTAHFTRDGGFSNGSFNGFRITDISGTIGAFTSFSLVSNTGLGGTPTLSFDADNLYVNWQGQSFNGGDVVFSVNVAPVPEPETYAMMLAGLGLLGAAARHRKQKQAA; from the coding sequence ATGAAGAAACTCGCAATCGCCGCAGCCCTTGCTGTCCTTGCATCGACCGCCAATGCCGGCGTATTTACCGGCCAGTCTGTTGAGTTCCAATACTTCTACCCGAATCTGTCCACCCCGTATGGCGGTGCCAGCAACGGCACTTTCGCCGTCGGCGCAGGCGTCGAAGTTGCGAATGTGGTCGATGGCATCGGCACGCTTGATATTTCGGACGACGGTTTCACCGCCCACTTCACGAGGGATGGGGGCTTTTCGAATGGTAGCTTCAACGGCTTCCGCATCACTGACATCAGTGGGACGATCGGCGCATTCACCTCCTTCTCGTTGGTTTCCAACACCGGCCTCGGTGGCACGCCGACCCTGAGCTTCGATGCCGACAACCTGTATGTCAACTGGCAGGGTCAGTCGTTCAATGGCGGCGACGTCGTGTTCTCGGTCAATGTCGCTCCGGTTCCAGAACCCGAAACCTACGCCATGATGCTGGCTGGACTCGGTCTGCTCGGTGCTGCTGCCCGTCACCGCAAGCAGAAGCAAGCCGCCTGA
- a CDS encoding response regulator, which produces MANVLVVDDSSTMREIVSSYLQQHGFEVTLATDGRDGLLQLKADPGIKLVISDVNMPNMDGLAMAEKIRTEQGNKQVHIIMLTTEDNPVMRARGRAIGVTGWIVKPFRGDAVLGPFKKFCGLV; this is translated from the coding sequence ATGGCGAATGTTTTGGTAGTGGACGACTCCAGCACGATGCGGGAGATCGTCTCCAGCTACTTACAGCAACACGGATTCGAGGTCACACTGGCCACCGACGGGCGCGATGGGCTCTTGCAGCTAAAAGCAGACCCCGGCATCAAACTGGTCATCAGCGATGTGAACATGCCCAATATGGATGGCTTGGCCATGGCAGAAAAAATCCGGACCGAGCAAGGCAACAAGCAGGTGCACATCATCATGCTGACCACCGAGGACAACCCCGTGATGCGCGCGCGCGGCCGCGCCATTGGCGTGACCGGCTGGATCGTCAAACCCTTCCGCGGCGACGCGGTGCTCGGGCCCTTCAAGAAGTTTTGCGGCTTGGTGTGA
- a CDS encoding EamA family transporter → MNATRFTLAGVIMLAWALWRGEKLPSWRQWRNAALVGGLMVFVSMNLVVFAQKQGIGSGLMATVITTMPMWLALWTRLGGERVPTTSWIGLVLGVAGALLLAMEGDFSASWLGALAAFGAPLCWSVGSYASRKLDLPGPAMASATEWLAGGLMGVVAASLIEPQGSLGNVTHEGWLAWWYLLVFGTLVALNAYLWLLQNTTAAVAGSYSFVNPAVALVVGVVIGKEVLTGWVFLALPLIAGALAMIMYGPAIVGWLRSRTARS, encoded by the coding sequence ATGAATGCCACCCGCTTCACGCTGGCCGGCGTGATCATGCTGGCCTGGGCCTTGTGGCGCGGCGAAAAGCTGCCCAGCTGGCGCCAGTGGCGCAATGCCGCGCTGGTGGGCGGGCTGATGGTGTTTGTGTCCATGAACCTGGTGGTGTTCGCGCAAAAGCAGGGCATTGGCTCCGGGCTCATGGCCACGGTCATCACCACCATGCCCATGTGGCTGGCACTGTGGACGCGACTGGGCGGCGAGCGCGTGCCCACTACCAGCTGGATCGGGCTGGTGTTGGGTGTGGCGGGTGCTTTGCTTCTTGCCATGGAGGGCGACTTTTCTGCCAGCTGGCTGGGTGCCCTGGCCGCCTTTGGCGCACCGCTGTGCTGGAGCGTGGGTTCCTACGCATCCCGCAAACTGGACTTGCCGGGCCCTGCCATGGCATCGGCCACCGAGTGGCTGGCCGGCGGGCTCATGGGTGTGGTGGCGGCTTCGCTCATCGAGCCCCAAGGGTCGCTGGGGAACGTGACCCATGAGGGCTGGCTGGCCTGGTGGTACCTGCTGGTGTTCGGCACGCTCGTGGCACTCAATGCCTACCTCTGGCTGCTGCAAAACACCACGGCTGCGGTGGCCGGCAGCTATTCGTTTGTGAACCCTGCTGTGGCCCTGGTGGTGGGTGTGGTGATTGGCAAGGAAGTGCTCACCGGCTGGGTGTTCCTGGCCCTGCCGCTGATTGCCGGTGCGCTCGCCATGATCATGTACGGCCCGGCCATTGTGGGCTGGCTGCGCAGCCGCACCGCCCGGTCATGA
- a CDS encoding transglutaminase-like domain-containing protein — MIRLRLAIQLHYQVQPPGGDFVFHLHAAFTPRQRVVSESLHFSQPLAYTLESSPPSTNRVLRTSALPGMLQVAYAATVDLDHWVAAPATIAEVPVSRLPTNVLPYLYPSRYCQSDLLLQFAQQEFGQRWQGYSRVQAIRDWVLQHTAFSPNTSNSNTSALDTLQSHVGVCRDFAHLMIALCRAANVPARFTTGIDYGADPALGPTDFHAYVEAYVGDRWYLFDPSGTAIPMGLVRFATGRDAADVAFATIFGTVQSSTPVISIEAIPGADGLLRVPHHSADALSTDG; from the coding sequence ATGATCCGCCTCCGCCTTGCCATCCAGCTGCACTACCAAGTGCAGCCCCCGGGTGGCGACTTTGTATTCCACCTGCACGCGGCCTTCACGCCGCGCCAGCGGGTGGTGTCCGAGTCGCTGCACTTCAGCCAGCCCCTGGCCTACACCCTGGAGAGCAGCCCGCCCTCCACCAACCGCGTCCTGCGTACCAGCGCCCTGCCCGGCATGCTGCAAGTGGCCTATGCGGCTACGGTGGATCTGGACCATTGGGTGGCTGCACCCGCCACCATCGCAGAAGTGCCGGTGAGCCGCCTGCCTACCAACGTGCTGCCCTACCTGTACCCCAGCCGCTACTGCCAGTCGGATTTGCTGCTGCAGTTTGCCCAGCAGGAGTTCGGCCAGCGCTGGCAGGGCTACAGCCGGGTGCAGGCCATTCGCGACTGGGTGCTGCAACACACCGCCTTCAGCCCCAACACCTCCAACAGCAACACCTCGGCGCTGGACACCTTGCAAAGCCATGTGGGGGTGTGCCGCGACTTTGCGCACCTGATGATTGCACTGTGCCGCGCAGCCAATGTGCCGGCCCGGTTTACGACCGGCATCGACTACGGGGCCGACCCCGCGCTGGGGCCGACCGACTTCCATGCCTATGTGGAAGCCTATGTGGGCGACCGTTGGTATTTGTTTGACCCCTCAGGCACCGCCATCCCCATGGGCCTGGTGCGCTTTGCCACCGGGCGCGATGCGGCCGACGTGGCTTTTGCCACCATCTTCGGCACGGTGCAAAGCAGCACGCCGGTGATCAGCATTGAAGCCATTCCAGGGGCGGACGGCCTGCTGCGGGTGCCGCACCACAGCGCGGATGCGCTCAGTACGGACGGCTGA
- a CDS encoding error-prone DNA polymerase translates to MLAPKPKKPQPPVAAPAPAYAELHCLSNFSFQRGASQPEELVERAHRLGYAALAITDECSVAGVVRAHGEAQRLGLQLLPGAEFAVPYPAAPGGVAAGASFTVVVLPHNLQGWGNLCEFITRARRAAPKGDYRVAWLGQPDASPWHTLRHCEVLLHLPLAIKTEAACAIAMSARGLFGTHCWLAVTADLGGMQALERSHWQQIAAVSGLAPIATGQVRMHTRSRKPLHDVLTAVRCGLPVAQCGFALQANAEHHLRSRARLAALFTPDELAHTLVVAGRCSFTLDALRYQYPMEAVLPGHTPAQTLRQYTEAGALERYPAGMPPNVRTQVEHELTLIADMKYEMYFLTVHDLVRFARGRGILCQGRGSAANSAVCYCLGVTEVDPSRMNVLFERFISKERDEPPDIDVDFEHQRREEVIQYIYAKYGRERAAITAVVASYRPRSALRDVGRALEIPEVLITAMAKEHPGMYSRAVLVERLQVAIEKVAACAYSAGTRGGFDSKVQACGAVGQSQSGRAHSAGQGGARNAGGGHGAGRPAALAPAGGAAEHGLLVDGSPLPPLRRLQLWLDLATQLQNFPRHLSQHVGGFVLTQGPLTRLVPVENASMPDRSVIQWDKDDLDAVGLLKVDVLALGMLSAIRRCLHMIGQWRGAPLRMQDVPAEDPATYAMICQADTVGVFQIESRAQMSMLPRLKPQCFYDLVVEVAIVRPGPIQGGMVHPYLKARANPQAVSYESPALKEALKRTLGVPIFQEQVMQIAMAAADFTAGEADQLRRSMAAWKRKGGVGKFYERLVGGMLKNGYTQEFADTLFKQIEGFGEYGFPESHAASFALLVYVSCWLKRHEPACFLAAMLNSQPLGFYGPAQLVQDARRHGVEVRAVDVLHSAWDCSLEQPKVQHPAANGWALQTQPAIRLGLRMVSGLQQVVAERICAAREKGSFTSTQDLALRCALDAGDLKALASADALISLSGHRRQQVWDASALRPAPVLLQGVPIEEDVLALPPADEGEEVTFDYAATGLTLRSHPLQLLREQLSKQKLLTAAQMRDYPSGRLVRACGIVTARQQPGTAKGVVFVTLEDETGSVNVIVWKAVKEQFRDAVYRARLMAVYGVWQRDEATGGQVRHVIAKRVVDMTHLLGELATTSRDFH, encoded by the coding sequence ATGCTAGCCCCCAAGCCCAAAAAGCCCCAGCCGCCGGTAGCCGCCCCAGCGCCCGCCTACGCCGAGCTGCATTGCCTGTCCAATTTCAGCTTCCAGCGCGGTGCCTCGCAGCCGGAAGAGTTGGTGGAGCGGGCGCACCGGCTCGGGTATGCGGCGCTGGCCATCACGGACGAGTGTTCGGTGGCAGGGGTGGTACGTGCGCATGGCGAGGCGCAGCGCTTGGGGCTGCAGCTGCTGCCGGGGGCAGAGTTTGCGGTGCCTTACCCGGCTGCGCCGGGTGGTGTGGCCGCGGGCGCCAGCTTCACCGTGGTGGTGTTGCCGCACAACCTGCAGGGCTGGGGCAACCTGTGCGAGTTCATCACCCGCGCGCGCAGGGCGGCGCCCAAGGGCGACTACCGGGTCGCCTGGTTGGGGCAGCCGGATGCCTCGCCCTGGCACACGCTGCGGCATTGCGAGGTGCTGCTGCATCTGCCCCTTGCTATCAAAACAGAAGCTGCTTGCGCAATAGCGATGAGCGCTAGAGGCCTTTTTGGTACTCATTGTTGGTTGGCGGTCACTGCGGATCTGGGCGGCATGCAGGCTTTGGAGCGGTCACATTGGCAGCAGATTGCGGCGGTGAGCGGGCTGGCCCCTATTGCCACCGGGCAGGTGCGCATGCACACCCGCTCGCGTAAGCCGCTGCACGATGTGCTGACCGCCGTGCGCTGCGGCCTGCCGGTGGCGCAGTGCGGCTTTGCGCTGCAGGCCAATGCCGAGCACCACCTGCGCAGTCGTGCCCGGCTAGCGGCCTTGTTCACGCCCGACGAGTTGGCTCACACGCTAGTGGTGGCGGGGCGCTGCAGCTTCACGCTGGATGCGCTGCGCTACCAGTACCCCATGGAGGCGGTGCTGCCCGGCCACACCCCGGCGCAGACCTTGCGCCAATACACCGAAGCCGGCGCCTTGGAGCGTTACCCGGCAGGTATGCCACCCAACGTGCGCACGCAGGTGGAGCATGAGCTGACGCTGATTGCCGACATGAAGTACGAGATGTACTTCCTCACCGTGCACGACCTAGTGCGCTTTGCGCGAGGGCGCGGCATCTTGTGCCAAGGGCGGGGCTCGGCGGCGAACTCGGCGGTCTGCTACTGCCTGGGCGTGACCGAGGTAGACCCCAGCCGCATGAACGTGCTGTTTGAGCGCTTCATCTCCAAGGAGCGCGACGAGCCACCCGATATTGATGTGGACTTTGAGCACCAGCGGCGCGAAGAAGTCATCCAGTACATCTACGCCAAATATGGCCGCGAGCGTGCCGCGATCACCGCTGTGGTGGCCAGCTATCGCCCGCGCAGCGCCTTGCGCGATGTGGGCCGGGCGCTGGAGATTCCCGAGGTGCTGATTACGGCCATGGCCAAGGAACACCCGGGCATGTACAGCCGTGCGGTGTTGGTGGAGCGGCTGCAGGTTGCTATCGAAAAAGTAGCTGCTTGCGCATATTCTGCGGGCACTAGAGGTGGTTTTGATTCAAAAGTGCAGGCTTGTGGTGCGGTAGGACAGAGCCAGAGCGGCAGGGCGCACAGCGCAGGTCAAGGAGGAGCCCGCAACGCGGGCGGGGGACACGGAGCTGGGCGCCCTGCCGCTCTGGCTCCCGCGGGTGGCGCTGCTGAGCATGGCCTGTTGGTGGACGGTTCACCTTTGCCGCCTTTGCGCCGCTTGCAACTCTGGCTGGACCTCGCCACGCAACTGCAAAATTTCCCCCGCCACCTGAGCCAGCACGTGGGCGGCTTTGTGCTCACGCAAGGCCCGTTGACGCGGCTGGTGCCGGTGGAGAACGCGTCCATGCCCGACCGCTCCGTCATTCAGTGGGACAAGGACGACCTGGACGCGGTGGGCCTGTTGAAGGTCGATGTGCTGGCCCTGGGCATGCTCAGCGCCATACGCCGCTGCCTGCACATGATCGGCCAGTGGCGTGGTGCGCCCTTGCGCATGCAGGACGTGCCTGCCGAAGACCCTGCCACCTACGCGATGATCTGCCAGGCCGATACGGTGGGTGTGTTCCAGATCGAAAGCCGGGCGCAGATGAGTATGCTGCCGCGCCTGAAGCCGCAGTGTTTTTACGACCTCGTGGTAGAGGTTGCTATCGTCCGACCAGGGCCGATTCAGGGCGGCATGGTGCACCCCTACCTGAAGGCTCGGGCTAATCCGCAAGCGGTGTCATATGAGTCGCCGGCCCTGAAGGAGGCTTTGAAGCGCACCTTGGGTGTGCCGATTTTTCAGGAGCAGGTGATGCAAATCGCCATGGCGGCTGCCGACTTCACCGCGGGCGAGGCCGACCAGCTGCGCCGCTCCATGGCGGCCTGGAAGCGCAAGGGCGGTGTGGGCAAGTTTTACGAACGGCTGGTGGGTGGCATGCTCAAGAACGGCTACACGCAGGAGTTTGCCGACACACTGTTCAAGCAGATTGAGGGCTTTGGCGAATACGGCTTCCCCGAGAGCCACGCGGCCAGTTTTGCGCTGCTGGTGTATGTGAGCTGCTGGCTCAAGCGGCATGAGCCAGCTTGCTTTCTGGCAGCCATGCTCAACAGCCAGCCGCTGGGCTTTTACGGCCCGGCACAGCTGGTGCAAGACGCCCGCCGCCATGGCGTGGAAGTGCGTGCGGTCGATGTGCTGCACAGCGCATGGGACTGCTCGCTGGAGCAGCCGAAAGTGCAGCACCCCGCTGCAAATGGATGGGCGCTGCAAACCCAACCCGCTATCCGCCTGGGGCTGCGCATGGTCAGCGGTTTACAGCAAGTGGTGGCAGAGCGCATCTGCGCTGCACGCGAAAAAGGTTCGTTCACCAGCACCCAGGATCTAGCTTTGCGCTGCGCCCTCGATGCAGGCGACCTCAAGGCGCTCGCCAGCGCCGATGCCCTCATCAGCCTCAGCGGTCACCGTCGCCAGCAGGTGTGGGACGCCTCCGCCCTGCGCCCCGCGCCCGTACTGCTGCAGGGCGTGCCGATTGAAGAAGATGTGTTGGCGCTGCCCCCGGCCGACGAGGGTGAAGAAGTGACCTTTGACTACGCCGCCACCGGCCTCACTTTGCGCTCCCACCCCTTGCAGCTATTGCGCGAGCAGCTATCAAAACAGAAGCTGCTCACTGCTGCTCAGATGCGCGATTACCCCAGCGGCCGGCTGGTGCGTGCCTGCGGCATCGTCACCGCGCGGCAGCAACCGGGCACCGCCAAAGGCGTGGTGTTTGTCACGCTGGAGGATGAGACGGGCAGCGTGAACGTCATCGTCTGGAAAGCGGTGAAAGAGCAGTTCCGCGACGCGGTTTACCGCGCCCGGCTGATGGCGGTCTACGGCGTGTGGCAGCGCGATGAGGCCACCGGCGGCCAAGTCCGCCATGTGATTGCCAAGCGCGTGGTGGACATGACGCACCTGCTGGGTGAACTGGCCACGACTAGCCGGGACTTTCATTGA
- a CDS encoding Lrp/AsnC family transcriptional regulator: MQANIQTDAIDAKILTALGEDGRRSYAEVGAEVGLSTAAVHERVKKMLERGVIRRFSISVDPHTVGLNFTAFVAIRNDGGAHCRDIAPRLRELPSVQELHSVAGEYDLLAKVRTPHARDLEAVLLQIKAIPGVARTTSTVVLNTEFEDQPLRLPGT; this comes from the coding sequence ATGCAAGCAAATATTCAGACAGACGCCATCGACGCAAAAATTCTTACGGCCTTGGGCGAAGACGGCCGACGTTCTTACGCCGAGGTGGGTGCCGAGGTGGGGCTGTCTACCGCCGCGGTGCATGAGCGGGTCAAGAAGATGCTGGAGCGCGGTGTGATCCGCCGCTTCTCGATCAGCGTGGATCCGCACACCGTGGGGCTGAACTTCACCGCGTTTGTGGCGATTCGCAACGATGGCGGTGCCCACTGCCGCGACATTGCACCCCGCCTGCGCGAGCTGCCCTCGGTGCAGGAGCTGCACAGTGTGGCAGGTGAATACGACCTGCTGGCCAAGGTGCGTACCCCGCATGCCCGCGACCTGGAGGCGGTGCTGCTACAGATCAAAGCCATCCCAGGCGTGGCGCGCACCACCAGCACCGTGGTGCTGAACACCGAGTTCGAAGACCAGCCCCTGCGCCTGCCCGGCACCTGA